The proteins below come from a single Miscanthus floridulus cultivar M001 chromosome 1, ASM1932011v1, whole genome shotgun sequence genomic window:
- the LOC136503985 gene encoding pentatricopeptide repeat-containing protein At1g09900-like, whose amino-acid sequence MPFRPSLPRRCPSDRKLTSFLSAVASLADTRSRPASPPAGAVPAALTPTAYNSLMSAYSRAGRHDEVLRLFRSLPFRPTAPLFTTLISSLAASGSKSAALDAFSLLASGLGPTTSAFTVLLESIDAAPSESVYRAFFGTMAAMGCAPDAATYNCLIWMLCDSQRLDEAWGVLDIMLEEGVCPTVRSYTAILHGYCKQGRVLEAERLVDTMIQVGCAPDVISYSVLIQGLCRVGEFGKVERILGESEAKGWTPNAVTYNIYMSALCRMGFLDEAFRQVDVMLSRGVSMTVETVNILFDCLCRDSMFSEAVSLLEYSEELDWNVDVFCYNTLMSRLCDAGDFARALKLLVDLVKKGIGPDMFSFTIAIRSLCRAGKFKVAKCLLDNKGIEYDAVAFNTLIHGLCMAGDLHEMLQTYMDMTSRNVSPNNFTIGMVIDSFCKKQEFSAAIEVFLEYSEGCLVPDHFFRLNNWLVKAKGWEYLLTLLRAMRSKGLVLDVCLFNSLVRMFCWEGYCKSETFYEVSLILDSMLECLSSKQHKSASDVTV is encoded by the coding sequence ATGCCCTTCCGCCCCTCGCTACCGCGCCGCTGTCCCTCTGACCGCAAGCTCACCTCCTTCCTATCCGCTGTCGCCTCCCTCGCCGACACCCGCTCGCGCCCAGCCTCGCCGCCGGCCGGCGCAGTGCCTGCAGCTCTCACCCCCACCGCTTACAACTCCCTTATGTCCGCCTACTCCCGCGCCGGCCGCCATGACGAGGTTCTCCGCCTCTTCCGCTCCCTTCCTTTCCGGCCTACCGCGCCACTCTTCACCACCCTCATCTCCTCCCTCGCCGCCTCCGGCAGCAAAAGCGCCGCGTTGGACGCCTTCTCCCTCCTTGCTTCCGGCCTCGGACCAACCACCTCCGCCTTCACCGTGCTGCTTGAGTCCATCGACGCTGCCCCATCCGAGTCAGTGTACCGCGCCTTCTTCGGAACCATGGCCGCAATGGGGTGCGCCCCTGACGCTGCCACGTACAACTGCCTCATTTGGATGCTCTGCGATTCCCAGCGGTTGGACGAGGCATGGGGCGTCCTTGACATCATGCTAGAGGAAGGCGTCTGCCCCACTGTCCGCTCCTACACCGCGATACTGCACGGGTACTGTAAGCAGGGCAGAGTCCTCGAGGCAGAGAGGTTAGTTGATACCATGATCCAAGTCGGGTGCGCACCGGATGTCATCTCATACAGTGTGCTCATCCAGGGGCTTTGTCGTGTAGGGGAATTCGGCAAGGTAGAAAGAATTTTAGGGGAGAGTGAGGCGAAGGGGTGGACGCCGAATGCTGTTACCTATAATATTTACATGTCTGCCCTGTGCAGAATGGGTTTCTTGGATGAGGCATTCCGGCAAGTAGATGTTATGCTTAGCAGAGGAGTGTCCATGACCGTTGAGACTGTGAATATTCTCTTTGATTGCTTGTGCCGTGATTCAATGTTTTCAGAAGCAGTGTCCTTGCTGGAATACAGCGAAGAACTCGACTGGAATGTTGATGTGTTCTGCTATAACACTCTGATGAGTAGGCTTTGCGACGCTGGTGATTTTGCTAGAGCCCTTAAGCTGTTGGTTGATCTTGTAAAGAAGGGAATTGGGCCAGATATGTTTAGTTTCACTATTGCAATCCGGAGCCTCTGTAGGGCTGGGAAGTTCAAGGTGGCAAAATGCCTATTGGATAATAAGGGAATTGAATATGATGCTGTGGCATTCAATACTTTGATTCATGGTTTGTGCATGGCTGGTGATCTCCATGAAATGTTGCAAACTTATATGGATATGACCAGTAGAAATGTTTCTCCAAACAACTTTACCATTGGTATGGTAATTGACAGTTTCTGCAAAAAGCAAGAGTTTAGTGCAGCAATCGAAGTTTTTCTTGAATATTCAGAAGGATGTTTGGTTCCTGATCATTTTTTTCGCCTGAATAATTGGTTGGTAAAAGCAAAAGGATGGGAATATTTACTAACCCTGCTCCGTGCAATGCGATCTAAAGGTCTTGTGCTAGATGTTTGCTTATTTAATTCATTGGTTAGGATGTTTTGCTGGGAGGGGTACTGTAAGAGTGAGACTTTCTATGAAGTTTCTCTTATACTTGATAGTATGCTGGAATGTCTCTCCAGCAAACAGCACAAGTCAGCCAGTGATGTAACTGTATAA